Proteins found in one Pseudomonas sp. P8_241 genomic segment:
- a CDS encoding type II toxin-antitoxin system HicB family antitoxin, with protein MYDYAINVTEGAFSFWSSCDDIPEAHSASDTLEQLLHNATEGLEVALWTYVDQLRHIPKASPPKQGQHVIHLSALVNAKIALWNAMRDKGMRKADLCRLLIAAQTKVDRLLDFQHSSKIEQVESALAALGKRLAVSVEAA; from the coding sequence ATGTACGACTATGCAATCAACGTGACCGAGGGCGCATTCTCTTTCTGGTCATCGTGCGACGACATCCCAGAAGCACACAGCGCGAGCGACACGCTCGAACAGCTGCTGCATAACGCCACCGAAGGACTGGAAGTGGCGCTTTGGACCTATGTCGATCAGCTGCGGCACATCCCCAAGGCCTCACCACCGAAACAGGGGCAGCACGTCATTCATCTGTCTGCCCTGGTCAATGCCAAGATCGCCCTATGGAATGCCATGCGCGATAAGGGCATGCGCAAAGCCGATCTATGCCGCCTGCTCATTGCAGCGCAGACCAAGGTGGATCGACTCCTGGATTTCCAACACAGCTCCAAGATCGAGCAGGTGGAAAGCGCATTGGCTGCTCTGGGCAAACGCCTGGCGGTGTCTGTCGAGGCAGCCTGA